A window of the Canis lupus baileyi chromosome 8, mCanLup2.hap1, whole genome shotgun sequence genome harbors these coding sequences:
- the PRR35 gene encoding proline-rich protein 35 yields the protein MSRETGSCRLGPGARARARKPKKPHYIPRPWGKPYNYKCFQCPFTCLEKSHLYNHMKYSLCKDSLSLLLDSPDWACRRAPPTPRVRASSPDQPPGPSDATGSQPRAPTADPASAVLAPRRLARGPKLGAEGSLGAHSPVAQEAQKDGGPGGLWAEPWKPGPPDSGVPCYPPPAPAELPEAQGLHLSLLGVNCPLGPGLFSYLGPSLAATAHVPLLASAGPLLPPTSAFPSPQSPDRPALLPRLYYPLLLEHTLGLPAGKATPAKPLAPPKAPPGTLAPGLLKAPVPGLGRPWPRGAPRAPGQEGELDRKLPPSSRLEPLKAPCGTLKLSSQSSLQPGPSVMLWPEDKEPGHPETPGPAAPLPQQPLGLMLGGPGHVGEDLTRALGDYARVEQRLGQLTPVGGLAPRPLREQLGKIRQELLTIHQALEQAVRPPDAPLDLSVKRAPTKGPGGRWGPLELGPTGAPGSPEPPSLLGPAATEPFPGHTTKCEADSSVPPPGLSLQAPEDPIIPGSSWGARGSWPPDALPGLPSPPGAEV from the exons ATGTCCCGAGAGACAGGCTCCTGCCgcctgggccccggggcgcgggcgcgggcgcggaaGCCCAAGAAGCCGCACTACATCCCGCGGCCGTGGGGCAAGCCCTACAACTACAAGTGCTTCCAGTGCCCGTTCACCTGCCTGGAGAAGTCGCACCTGTACAACCACATGAAGTACAGCCTCTGCAAGGACTCCCTGTCGCTGCTGCTCGACTCCCCTGACTGGGCCTGCCGCCGcgccccccccacaccccgggTCCGCGCGTCCTCCCCCGACCAGCCCCCTGGCCCTTCCGACGCCACAGGCAGCCAGCCTCGGGCCCCCACGGCTGACCCGGCCTCCGCCGTCCTGGCCCCGCGCCGCCTCGCCAGGGGCCCCAAGCTGGGGGCTGAGGGGTCCCTGGGGGCGCACTCCCCTGTGGCCCAGGAGGCCCAGAAggatgggggccctggggggctgtGGGCCGAGCCCTGGAAGCCGGGCCCCCCAGACAGCGGTGTCCCCTGCtacccgccgcccgcccccgcggAGCTGCCCGAGGCCCAGGGCCTCCACCTGTCCCTGCTGGGTGTCAACTGCCCGCTGGGGCCCGGCCTCTTCTCCTACCTGGGGCCCTCCCTGGCCGCCACGGCCCACGTGCCCCTCCTGGCCTCGGCCggccctctgctgccccccacTTCTGCCTTCCCATCCCCGCAGAGCCCCGACCGCCCGGCCCTGCTGCCCCGCCTCTACTACCCCCTGCTCCTAGAGCACACCCTGGGGCTCCCCGCGGGCAAGGCCACCCCGGCCAAGCCCCTGGCCCCCCCGAAGGCGCCCCCCGGGACGCTGGCCCCCGGGCTCCTGAAGGCGCCTGTTCCTGGGCTGGGCAGGCCCTGGCCCCGCGGcgcccccagagccccagggcaggagggggagcTGGACAGGAAGCTGCCCCCCAGCAGCCGGTTGGAGCCCCTGAAGGCCCCCTGCGGCACGCTGAAGCTCAGCTCCCAGAGCAG cctgcagcctggcCCGTCCGTGATGCTGTGGCCCGAGGACAAGGAGCCAGGCCACCCTGAGACCCCGGGGCCCgcagcccccctgccccagcagccCCTGGGCCTGATGCTGGGCGGCCCCGGGCACGTGGGTGAGGACCTGACCCGGGCCCTGGGCGACTACGCCAGGGTGGAGCAGCGCCTGGGGCAGCTGACGCCCGTCGGGGGCCTGGCCCCTCGGCCTCTGCGGGAGCAGCTGGGCAAGATCCGCCAGGAGCTGCTCACCATACACCAGGCACTGGAGCAGGCTGTGCGGCCCCCGGATGCACCCCTCGACCTCTCTGTGAAGCGAGCGCCCACTAAGGGGCctggggggcgctgggggccACTGGAGCTGGGCCCCACGGGGGCCCCAGGGTCCCCCGAGCCCCCCAGCTTGCTGGGTCCCGCAGCCACTGAGCCTTTCCCTGGCCACACCACGAAGTGCGAGGCTGACTCCAGCGTCCCGCCCCCGGGGCTGTCCCTTCAGGCCCCCGAGGACCCTATCATTCCTGGCAGCAGCTGGGGTGCCCGTGGCTCCTGGCCCCCCGATGCGCTCCCTGGCCTCCCGAGCCCCCCTGGCGCCGAGGTCTGA